A portion of the Pleurocapsa minor HA4230-MV1 genome contains these proteins:
- a CDS encoding DNA-directed RNA polymerase subunit gamma translates to MRNQIEQRFDYVKIGIASPERIRQWGERTLPNGQLVGEVTKPETINYRTLKPEMDGLFCERIFGPAKDWECHCGKYKRVRHRGIVCERCGVEVTESRVRRHRMGYIKLAAPVTHVWYLKGIPSYLSILLDMPLRDVEQVVYFNAYVVLDPGNAGNLSAKQLLTEDQWIEIEDQLYSEDSELVGVEVGIGAEAVQRLLEEVALEEEAEKLREQIADAKGQKRAKLIKRLRVIDNFVATGSRPEWMVLNAIPVIPPDLRPMVQLDGGRFATSDLNDLYRRVINRNNRLARLQEILAPEIIVRNEKRMLQEAVDALIDNGRRGRTVVGANNRPLKSLSDIIEGKQGRFRQNLLGKRVDYSGRSVIVVGPKLKIYQCGLPREMAIELFQPFVIHRLINSGMVNNIKAAKKLIQRNDSSVYEVLKEVIAGHPVMLNRAPTLHRLGIQAFEPILVEGRAIQLHPLVCPAFNADFDGDQMAVHVPLSLEAQAEARLLMLACHNILSPATGRPIVAPSQDMVLGCYYLTADDPKAVRGEGRRFGNLDDAIKAYEQGQIDLHARVWLRYEGEVVTEKPDTEVIDSEDLGDGGKIEYYRERFVKRSAEGEQISQYIHTTVGRIIYNKTVQEALSAAV, encoded by the coding sequence ATGAGAAATCAAATAGAACAAAGATTCGATTACGTCAAAATTGGTATTGCATCTCCTGAGCGAATTCGCCAGTGGGGAGAAAGAACTTTACCTAATGGTCAGTTGGTAGGAGAAGTGACCAAGCCTGAAACAATTAACTACCGTACTCTTAAACCAGAAATGGACGGGTTATTTTGTGAGCGGATTTTTGGCCCCGCTAAGGATTGGGAATGCCACTGTGGTAAGTATAAGCGGGTGCGTCATCGTGGTATTGTTTGCGAACGTTGTGGTGTCGAAGTGACTGAATCACGGGTGCGTCGTCATCGGATGGGCTATATCAAATTAGCTGCCCCCGTAACCCACGTTTGGTATCTTAAGGGTATTCCTAGTTACTTGAGCATCCTGTTGGATATGCCTCTGCGAGATGTAGAACAGGTAGTCTACTTCAATGCTTATGTCGTTCTCGATCCTGGTAATGCGGGGAATCTGTCTGCTAAACAACTACTAACCGAAGATCAGTGGATTGAAATTGAAGATCAGCTATACAGTGAAGATTCTGAACTAGTAGGGGTAGAAGTTGGGATTGGTGCAGAAGCGGTACAGCGGCTTTTGGAAGAAGTGGCGCTAGAAGAAGAAGCCGAGAAACTGCGAGAGCAAATTGCCGATGCCAAAGGACAGAAAAGAGCCAAGCTAATCAAACGTCTGCGGGTAATTGATAACTTTGTCGCCACAGGTTCTCGCCCAGAGTGGATGGTGCTAAATGCTATTCCTGTAATTCCGCCTGATTTGCGTCCGATGGTGCAGCTAGATGGTGGTCGCTTTGCTACTTCTGACTTGAACGATCTTTATCGTCGAGTAATTAACCGTAATAATCGTCTAGCCAGATTGCAAGAGATCCTCGCGCCTGAAATTATTGTCCGTAATGAAAAACGGATGCTGCAAGAAGCAGTCGATGCGCTGATCGATAATGGTCGTCGTGGTCGTACTGTTGTGGGGGCAAATAATCGTCCGCTAAAATCTTTATCTGACATTATTGAAGGAAAACAAGGTCGTTTTCGTCAGAACCTCCTAGGAAAACGAGTAGACTACTCTGGTCGTTCGGTAATTGTCGTCGGCCCCAAACTCAAGATTTATCAGTGTGGCTTGCCCAGAGAAATGGCGATCGAATTGTTCCAGCCATTTGTAATCCATCGTCTAATCAACAGTGGGATGGTGAACAATATCAAGGCAGCGAAAAAACTGATCCAGCGCAACGATTCCAGCGTCTATGAAGTCTTAAAAGAAGTGATTGCGGGACACCCTGTAATGCTTAACCGCGCACCAACTCTCCACCGCTTAGGTATTCAAGCATTTGAACCAATTTTGGTAGAGGGAAGAGCAATTCAGCTTCATCCCCTGGTATGTCCTGCCTTCAACGCTGACTTTGACGGCGATCAAATGGCCGTTCATGTTCCTCTATCTTTAGAGGCCCAGGCTGAAGCTAGATTGTTGATGTTGGCTTGTCATAATATCTTGTCTCCCGCCACAGGTAGACCCATCGTAGCTCCATCGCAAGATATGGTTTTGGGCTGCTATTACCTAACAGCCGATGATCCTAAAGCAGTTAGAGGAGAAGGTCGTCGCTTTGGCAATTTAGATGATGCAATCAAAGCTTATGAACAGGGACAGATCGATCTTCATGCTCGTGTTTGGCTGCGTTACGAAGGAGAAGTGGTTACAGAGAAGCCTGATACAGAAGTTATCGACTCAGAAGACTTGGGTGATGGTGGCAAAATCGAATACTATCGCGAAAGATTTGTCAAGAGATCTGCCGAAGGAGAGCAAATTTCTCAGTACATACACACTACTGTTGGTCGAATTATTTATAACAAGACTGTGCAAGAAGCTCTGTCGGCAGCAGTGTAA